One Deltaproteobacteria bacterium genomic window carries:
- a CDS encoding formate dehydrogenase accessory protein FdhE: MSEDPDYTYKKLHSRVRELQDKSSDYSEVLVFYQKVLTAQQEFQEKISVAKITLSSEQTEMRLQEGFTLLDRQHFPIDEERSRQLFLKLCTICQDENPVLAKAAGSLQSAVQEGSLNYAALVKAILTDKPEKLDAVSSELDVTPGIVMSLTKLSIQPSIVQVVAELSSTAELAQWRQNYCPICGGLPAMAALVEEEGKRLALCSFCGFIWRIPRIGCPFCQTEEQEKLRYFFAEGQDQYRVQVCDKCGGYLKILDTRQEGSSETLAVEDLVTAHLDLLAEQEGYTRKAPLIWGI; encoded by the coding sequence AGTACTTGTTTTTTATCAGAAAGTACTGACAGCCCAACAGGAATTTCAAGAGAAGATATCTGTTGCTAAAATAACATTGTCGTCAGAGCAGACGGAGATGAGATTGCAAGAGGGCTTTACTCTGCTCGACCGTCAGCACTTTCCCATAGACGAAGAAAGAAGCAGACAGTTATTCTTGAAATTGTGCACCATTTGTCAGGACGAAAATCCTGTGTTGGCCAAGGCAGCAGGCAGCTTGCAGAGTGCTGTGCAGGAAGGCTCTCTGAATTACGCCGCCCTGGTGAAGGCAATTTTGACCGACAAACCAGAAAAACTGGATGCAGTTTCCTCTGAGCTTGACGTAACCCCAGGCATAGTAATGAGTCTGACGAAACTCAGCATACAGCCCTCCATTGTCCAGGTTGTGGCAGAGCTCAGCAGCACTGCGGAACTGGCCCAGTGGCGGCAGAATTATTGCCCAATATGCGGTGGCCTACCAGCCATGGCTGCCCTGGTTGAAGAGGAGGGCAAGCGTCTTGCCCTTTGCTCTTTTTGCGGTTTTATCTGGCGGATACCCAGGATTGGCTGTCCATTTTGCCAGACAGAGGAGCAAGAAAAGTTGCGATATTTCTTTGCAGAAGGCCAGGATCAATATCGTGTGCAAGTATGCGACAAATGTGGAGGCTATCTAAAAATTCTGGACACTCGGCAAGAGGGAAGCAGCGAAACGCTGGCTGTTGAAGACTTGGTAACAGCCCATCTTGATCTCCTGGCCGAGCAGGAGGGCTATACACGTAAGGCCCCCCTGATATGGGGCATATAA